From Solibaculum mannosilyticum:
CTTCATTACTTTCATTTAAATAATTCTCATTTTACCATATAAATCTGAACAATTTATGACCAACTGGGCTGTTAAGCGCAAATAAATAAAAAACATCATAAAATTTATACTTTTATATTTGATTTCATGACATATTGACTAAATTAATACAGCAATCTGGACAATAAAAGCTTCCATGATTTTCCCGACATTGCCTAGGATAGGAGTAAGATATTGACGTATATAAGGGGGAAATGGTATAATCAAAAAAATAAATTGAGGTTGATAATGAAAAGCCTTGTAACTTTATTTTGTGAAAAGGAGCTTGAACAATCATGCAGAAGGTCGCCATCGTTACCGATTCGGCATGTGATATCACCGAAGAACTGCAACGACAATGGGACATCAATATATTGAATTTTGCCATCACTGTGGATGGGAATTGTTACACCGAACGGGTGGATTTTACACCTCAGCAGTACTATGATATTTTGCGGACTGCCAGTGGAATCCCCAGCACGGCTCATATCACAATGTTCCAGTTCCTGGAGCTCTATGGAAGCTATGATGAACAGGGATACACAGATGTTATTTTGGTCACCATCAATGCCACCGGTTCTGCCACCAATGATGCGGCACAGCTGGCATTGCGTCAATTCAAAGCCGAGAATCCGGAGAGCACGCTAAATGTCCACATTATCGATAGCCGTACTTATTCGTTTGGCTACGGCGGACCAGTGTGCCGGGCGGCTGAGATGATTGCAGAAGGCCGGCCGGTAGAACAAGTTATCACTTATTTAAAAGATACCTTCAGCCGGGTGGAGATCCTTCTGACAGCTTATACGCTTAAGTATATCAAGCAATCAGGGCGTGTATCGGCTGCTGCTGCTTTTGCCGGCGATCTGCTGGGCCTTCGTCCAATCATCAGTTTGATCGATGGGGAATCGGTGGTTCGTTCCAAGGTAAGAGGGGATAAGCAGGTGCTTCCCGCCCTGGTCCGTTATGCCAAGGATCACAAAGATGGTCAGACGCCTTATAGCATCGGCACTACCAATTGGGAAAACGGTGAACGATTGGCTGCCCTTTGCGAACAGGAGATGGGCTATCCGCCCGAACGTGTTTTTTATCTGGGATGCGCCATCACTACCAATACAGGACCGGACGCGATTGCCATTGTCTACCAAGGGCCGTCCAGAGGCTAAGGATACCATGCAAGCACATCGAAGTCCCATAAGGGCTTCCGATGTGCTTTTTTGAGCGATGTCCGGGATGCCTTATTGAAAAAATTTAAAATCATTTAACAGAATTTGAAGAATGCTTCATATTTCTTTCACAAGAGAGGAGTATTCTAATAACAAAAGCCCGTATCACAAGAATAAGGAAGTGGATTGTTTGAATCAGACAAGGAAGAAGATAGCGCCTCTTTTGGCCGTGACGTTAGTCCTGACCATGATTTTTGCCGGCTGTGGAAAGTCGGAAGAAGGGAGTTCTTCCAAGACGGTGGTGTCTTCGGAAAATCCCAGTCAGACTGCCCGGGTTGCTACTTGGAAAATGCCTCAGACCATCCAGCCCAATTACTACAGTCAATATCTGGACGGCAGCCGGGAGATCAAGGTTTCCAATTTTATGAGTTCCAGCGATCAGTTACAGGCGCTTTTGAACGATGATGTGGATGCCTGTGGGATGTCGCTGACAGCCGCCATTGAGGCAGTGGCCGATGAAAAACCGGTGGTTATTGTATGCGGCATGTACGAAAAGGGAGCAGCGCTGGTGGTAGGAGCTGATTCCGATATCCAAGAAGTAGCCGATTTAAAGGGGAAACGCATCGCTTGCCAGAAGGACAGCACTCAATATGTCCAGCTGCTTAATCTGCTCAAGGAAAATGAACTGGACGCTGAAAACGACGTTACAATCCAGGAAGCCAGTCCGGAAAATATGGAAACCCTGCTTCAAAACGGGGAAATTGATGCCTACTGTGGAATAGAACCTTATGTCTCCCAGGCGGTGTCCGACGGAACGGTAAGAATTCTGGATACTCCCTATTTTGATGATGATATTGGTCTGACCGATACCGTTTTGGTGACCACCAGAGAAAATACTGAAAGAAAAAATTTAATGATCAAGGATTTGGTCAAGGGACAAAAAATGGCGACAGAGACCTTCCAAAACGATCCGGATTTATGGGTTTCCGAATCAGCTCAGCAGACCGGGATAGATGAGGATATCATCAAAGCCTCGCTGGATAATTTGGAGCTGGACTGGGAAATCGACGAGGACTTTGTCGAGCAGGTGGAGGCTTTGTGCGAAAAAATGACGGAGTTAGGCGTCATTGCAGAGGCTCCAAATGATGTATGGGAATTTGTGGATTTGAGCTTTGTGGAGTACGTTAATCAATAAAATCATGTACTAAAAGGGCCATGCGGCAATTGCCTGCATGGCCCTTTCTGCGTGAGGAGGCAGAACTCACTTGTTTTTCTGAAATAAGTTTTGGAACCAAGCTCCGATTCCAGAACTGTCCTTTTGCTCCGACTGTGCGGATTCCACTGCCTCCGGCTTCTTGATTTCGGCTGTCTTGAGGATGAATTTTACATCGGTCTGAGCTCCTTCTGGAGCGATGGTGAAGATGCTGTTGTCTTGCCCCAGATCAGCATAGGCATTTACCTTCTTGAGCAGGAGATCGGCGGTATCGGCGGTATCTAAATACTGTCCTACAGTATTTTCTTCCATCATATCATTGAGCTTGGAGAAAGCGTCTGATGCAGCGTCTATGGTGTCAGGAGATGCAATGGAAGTAAGGGCGTCGGTGATCTGGCGGTTGGATTCCAGATCCACCTTCATCTTGAGCAAAGTGGCGATGGTCTCAGGAGAGTTCTCCAAAGAGGCACGGGTTTGAGCGTTGTCCATCCCCTGAGAGAGTGACCGGAGAATAGGGGAAGCATCCTTAAGATCCTTTTGCAG
This genomic window contains:
- a CDS encoding DegV family protein, with protein sequence MQKVAIVTDSACDITEELQRQWDINILNFAITVDGNCYTERVDFTPQQYYDILRTASGIPSTAHITMFQFLELYGSYDEQGYTDVILVTINATGSATNDAAQLALRQFKAENPESTLNVHIIDSRTYSFGYGGPVCRAAEMIAEGRPVEQVITYLKDTFSRVEILLTAYTLKYIKQSGRVSAAAAFAGDLLGLRPIISLIDGESVVRSKVRGDKQVLPALVRYAKDHKDGQTPYSIGTTNWENGERLAALCEQEMGYPPERVFYLGCAITTNTGPDAIAIVYQGPSRG
- a CDS encoding ABC transporter substrate-binding protein codes for the protein MNQTRKKIAPLLAVTLVLTMIFAGCGKSEEGSSSKTVVSSENPSQTARVATWKMPQTIQPNYYSQYLDGSREIKVSNFMSSSDQLQALLNDDVDACGMSLTAAIEAVADEKPVVIVCGMYEKGAALVVGADSDIQEVADLKGKRIACQKDSTQYVQLLNLLKENELDAENDVTIQEASPENMETLLQNGEIDAYCGIEPYVSQAVSDGTVRILDTPYFDDDIGLTDTVLVTTRENTERKNLMIKDLVKGQKMATETFQNDPDLWVSESAQQTGIDEDIIKASLDNLELDWEIDEDFVEQVEALCEKMTELGVIAEAPNDVWEFVDLSFVEYVNQ